One Nitrospinota bacterium genomic region harbors:
- a CDS encoding deoxyguanosinetriphosphate triphosphohydrolase: protein MKSAASRGRRYEEAEHPVRSVYQRDRDRIIHSAAFRRLEYKTQVFVNHEGDYYRTRLTHTLEVAQITRTIARILRLNEDLAETIAIAHDLGHTPFGHSGEVVMNELMADHGGFEHNRQSLRVIEELETRYPDFPGLNLTYEVREGIAKHSSEYDDSQPGGYDPDCLATLEARIVDLADEIAYNNHDIDDGLTSRMLEPEPLEAVTLWREHFARIRQRYPGHPFGLWKHQTVRHIINEQVTDLVETLHQRLADEQIGSVEQARDPRHADLVSFSPEMSKKNRELKDFLMAHLYQHSRVIRMEAKARRILTDLFTAYTENPRQLPPPSYAVIEDAWEENQRVSAEHAAQGLTGEVLARALQAVQTYWANEGRIKRAICDYIAGMTDRFALDEHKKLFDPHERV from the coding sequence ATGAAAAGCGCCGCCTCCCGGGGGCGCCGCTATGAAGAAGCGGAGCACCCCGTGCGCAGCGTCTACCAGCGCGACCGGGATCGAATCATACATAGCGCGGCCTTCCGCCGCCTGGAGTACAAGACCCAGGTTTTCGTCAACCACGAGGGTGATTACTACCGGACCCGTCTTACCCACACCCTGGAGGTCGCCCAAATCACCCGCACCATAGCCCGCATCTTGAGGCTCAACGAAGACCTGGCCGAGACAATCGCCATCGCTCACGACCTCGGCCACACCCCCTTCGGGCACTCGGGCGAGGTGGTCATGAACGAGCTCATGGCCGACCACGGCGGGTTCGAGCACAACCGCCAAAGCCTGCGCGTCATCGAGGAATTGGAGACGCGATACCCTGACTTTCCGGGGCTCAACCTAACCTACGAGGTCCGAGAGGGTATCGCTAAGCACAGCTCTGAGTACGACGACAGCCAGCCTGGAGGATACGACCCCGACTGCCTCGCTACGCTGGAGGCGCGGATCGTCGACCTGGCCGATGAGATAGCCTACAACAACCACGACATCGACGACGGGCTGACTTCACGTATGCTTGAGCCGGAGCCGCTCGAGGCCGTCACCCTCTGGAGGGAGCATTTCGCGCGCATCCGCCAGCGTTACCCTGGACATCCGTTCGGCCTCTGGAAGCACCAGACGGTCCGCCATATCATTAACGAGCAGGTGACCGACCTGGTAGAGACCCTTCACCAGCGCCTGGCCGACGAACAGATCGGCTCCGTGGAGCAGGCCCGCGACCCCCGCCATGCCGACCTCGTCTCCTTCAGCCCGGAGATGTCCAAGAAGAACCGAGAGCTGAAGGACTTCCTCATGGCCCATCTCTACCAGCACTCCCGGGTGATCCGGATGGAGGCCAAGGCCCGAAGAATTCTCACCGACCTCTTTACCGCATACACCGAAAACCCCCGCCAATTGCCTCCCCCGTCCTACGCCGTCATTGAAGATGCCTGGGAAGAAAACCAGCGTGTGTCGGCCGAGCACGCCGCCCAAGGCCTTACCGGAGAGGTTCTCGCAAGGGCGTTACAAGCCGTCCAGACTTACTGGGCTAACGAGGGAAGAATAAAGCGGGCCATCTGCGACTACATCGCCGGCATGACGGACCGCTTCGCCTTGGACGAGCACAAAAAGCTCTTCGACCCTCACGAGCGGGTTTAA